Proteins from a single region of Aureibacter tunicatorum:
- a CDS encoding GPW/gp25 family protein, with protein sequence MNPKLKIRRPSLNPIDNNDPSFDESGEYARSGWPFLPTFQNQGSQISDLSYKKDIEESLLILFTTLPGERIAHPLYGCDLWQYMFKPINNSLITSMQNTIEQSIILFEPRINLLEVKVSADSLEPYILRIELAYSLRTESSRFNLTLPFYIMEGVA encoded by the coding sequence CAAAATTAAAAATAAGGAGACCGAGTCTTAATCCCATTGATAATAACGACCCTAGTTTTGATGAAAGCGGAGAGTATGCCCGATCAGGTTGGCCCTTCTTACCAACCTTTCAGAATCAAGGAAGCCAAATTAGTGACCTAAGTTATAAAAAAGATATCGAAGAAAGCTTATTGATATTGTTTACCACTCTTCCAGGAGAAAGGATTGCTCACCCCCTTTATGGTTGTGACCTTTGGCAATATATGTTTAAACCGATTAATAACTCATTAATCACCAGTATGCAGAATACCATTGAGCAATCTATCATTCTATTCGAACCAAGAATTAATTTATTAGAAGTAAAAGTTAGTGCAGACAGTTTAGAACCCTATATTTTAAGGATAGAACTAGCCTATAGCTTGAGAACAGAAAGCTCTAGATTTAATTTGACCCTTCCATTTTACATCATGGAGGGAGTCGCCTAA